One Segnochrobactrum spirostomi genomic window carries:
- a CDS encoding efflux RND transporter periplasmic adaptor subunit, with product MSASGPAAEPAGVRGTGHWSRLRRALGLLLTVVALVLAGFLGWRMWQTYMTTPWTRDGTVRAYVVTVTPQVSGRIVDLPVKADQFVHKGDLLMVIDPSDYQIALANAEAVVAGAEADLANKKMEAQRRAELNALAVSQEEQQSFAASAAVAAATLQRAIAVRDKAKLDLDRTRIVSPVNGYVTNLLTQPGDYATSGQRALSVVDSDSFWVDGYFEESLLGGIHVGDAARVSLMAHPEPLRGHVVGIGRGISVSNAEPDGSGLATVNPVFTWVRLAQRVPVRIVLDDVPPSIVLVAGLTATVSILPD from the coding sequence ATGAGTGCCTCTGGTCCTGCCGCTGAGCCGGCCGGCGTTCGCGGCACGGGGCACTGGTCGCGGCTTCGCCGGGCTCTCGGGCTTCTGCTCACAGTCGTTGCCCTCGTGCTGGCCGGCTTCCTCGGCTGGCGCATGTGGCAAACGTACATGACCACGCCGTGGACGCGGGACGGCACCGTGCGCGCCTATGTGGTGACCGTCACGCCACAGGTCTCCGGCCGGATCGTGGACCTCCCCGTGAAGGCGGACCAGTTCGTCCACAAAGGCGATCTGCTCATGGTGATCGATCCGAGCGATTACCAAATTGCCCTCGCCAACGCGGAAGCCGTGGTTGCGGGCGCCGAGGCCGACCTCGCCAACAAGAAGATGGAAGCGCAGAGGCGAGCGGAATTGAACGCCCTCGCCGTCTCCCAGGAAGAGCAGCAGAGTTTCGCGGCGTCGGCGGCGGTGGCCGCCGCGACGCTGCAGCGGGCCATCGCGGTGCGAGACAAAGCCAAGCTTGACCTCGATCGCACCCGGATCGTTTCGCCGGTCAACGGCTATGTGACCAACCTGCTGACCCAGCCGGGGGATTATGCGACCAGCGGCCAGCGCGCGCTCTCCGTGGTGGACAGCGACAGCTTCTGGGTCGACGGCTATTTCGAGGAGAGCCTGCTCGGCGGGATCCATGTCGGGGATGCCGCGCGGGTCTCGCTGATGGCGCATCCCGAGCCTCTGCGGGGTCACGTCGTCGGTATCGGCCGCGGCATTTCGGTTTCGAACGCCGAGCCGGACGGCTCCGGCCTCGCGACGGTGAACCCCGTCTTCACCTGGGTCCGCCTCGCTCAGCGGGTGCCAGTCCGCATCGTCCTGGATGATGTCCCGCCCTCGATCGTGCTGGTGGCGGGCCTCACGGCAACGGTCTCCATCCTCCCCGACTGA
- a CDS encoding DUF1656 domain-containing protein — protein sequence MFTEVDILGVLISPFVVMMFAAWLIVTPIAIVLARYSVFGTLWQERIFHLCLYTIILSIIVIYIGEHHECLWSCR from the coding sequence ATGTTCACCGAGGTCGACATACTCGGCGTCCTGATCTCACCCTTCGTGGTGATGATGTTCGCGGCTTGGCTGATCGTCACACCGATAGCGATTGTTCTCGCGCGCTACAGCGTGTTTGGAACCTTGTGGCAAGAGCGCATTTTCCACCTGTGTTTGTACACCATCATACTATCGATCATCGTGATCTATATAGGAGAGCATCATGAGTGCCTCTGGTCCTGCCGCTGA
- a CDS encoding FUSC family protein: MSVTSRFSPSVSRNPFGSPEVLLRVKDWLVPRLMFGFRLAASVCLTLTITYYLELQNSFWAATTAAIVCQPNLGASLQKGRYRIVGTLTGALVMVALLGLLAQQRDMLILSLALFCGVCGFAAVALRGFASYAAALAGITATIIFADTLNDPTSAFLLSLIRVSEICIGIAVTAFVMIVTDFDQAGRLLAGLLQRTADQVAAGFVASLTCASETDEMREARRAVTQSLAPLSATTDAAIAGSARRHARRASLRAPRSTLIAALVGWRNVGHHPHQIAGDDPAMRAHLAALVRSLAVGTLSRDPDGVKEASAKALRDLQAMGCAGSLDWLLKDATRDVVTYLAATAEALRMLKGGDSEPRAAARPRLVIDDPLLALLAGLRAFAAVLAISAFAVATAWVNGAFAIVFAAVVTLIFVARDDQAPALAKDNALGAVFMAIVGAAIYFAILPALTTLPALLCLLFPLFTALGILQAGTWHPIVFLAMAISALPMLGLGDPISYDAETYFNLCLAIIAGNLTGVLSFVLLPVPGPRLRLKRILQHSFRELRRQMQSAQPTDPEAWTHRLERRLETLPPQTTPKDAGALLSLLAVGQAVGRLKSTRLGTDGGHLLHEALKALAAAHLQTARAHLAALARMEGRERVPAESDAQPGGERVGADIAVIIDAIDRDPHLLITGAVAPIQS; encoded by the coding sequence ATGAGCGTGACGTCCCGGTTCAGCCCGTCGGTGAGCCGAAATCCTTTCGGATCGCCGGAAGTCCTCCTGCGCGTGAAGGACTGGCTCGTGCCGCGTCTCATGTTCGGATTTCGGCTTGCGGCGTCGGTCTGCCTGACACTGACGATCACCTACTATCTCGAACTTCAGAACTCGTTCTGGGCTGCGACGACGGCCGCCATCGTCTGCCAACCGAACCTCGGCGCCTCGCTGCAAAAAGGTCGGTACCGGATCGTCGGGACGCTCACGGGCGCCTTGGTCATGGTCGCGCTGCTCGGTCTGCTGGCGCAGCAGCGCGACATGCTGATCCTCAGCCTCGCGCTCTTTTGCGGCGTCTGCGGCTTCGCGGCGGTCGCCCTGCGGGGCTTTGCGTCTTATGCGGCGGCCCTCGCCGGCATTACGGCGACGATCATCTTCGCCGACACGCTGAACGACCCCACGAGCGCCTTCCTCCTGTCGCTCATCCGCGTCAGCGAGATCTGCATCGGCATCGCGGTGACGGCGTTCGTGATGATCGTCACCGATTTCGATCAAGCGGGCCGCCTGTTGGCCGGCCTCCTGCAACGGACCGCCGATCAAGTCGCCGCCGGGTTCGTCGCCTCGCTCACCTGTGCGTCCGAGACGGATGAGATGCGCGAGGCACGCCGCGCCGTCACGCAATCACTGGCGCCACTGAGTGCCACGACGGACGCCGCGATCGCCGGATCCGCGCGACGCCATGCCCGGCGCGCCAGTCTCCGCGCCCCTCGCAGCACCTTGATCGCGGCCCTCGTCGGATGGCGCAATGTGGGTCACCACCCCCATCAGATCGCTGGCGACGACCCCGCCATGCGCGCCCATCTGGCGGCGTTGGTGAGGTCCCTCGCCGTCGGGACCCTCAGCCGCGACCCGGACGGCGTGAAGGAAGCGAGCGCCAAGGCGCTTCGCGACCTTCAAGCGATGGGGTGTGCGGGTTCTCTCGATTGGCTGCTGAAGGACGCCACCCGTGATGTCGTGACCTATCTGGCCGCGACGGCGGAGGCTCTGCGGATGCTCAAAGGGGGAGACTCCGAGCCGCGTGCGGCTGCCCGGCCGCGCCTTGTGATCGACGATCCGCTGCTTGCGCTGCTCGCCGGTCTGAGAGCCTTTGCCGCGGTTCTCGCGATCTCTGCGTTCGCGGTGGCGACCGCGTGGGTGAACGGCGCCTTCGCCATCGTCTTCGCGGCCGTCGTGACACTGATCTTCGTCGCCCGCGATGACCAAGCCCCCGCGCTTGCCAAGGACAATGCCCTCGGCGCCGTCTTCATGGCGATTGTCGGGGCCGCGATCTATTTCGCCATCCTGCCGGCCCTGACCACTCTCCCGGCCTTGCTCTGTTTGCTTTTCCCGCTCTTTACGGCGCTCGGCATCCTGCAGGCCGGGACTTGGCACCCGATCGTCTTTCTCGCGATGGCGATCAGCGCCCTGCCCATGCTCGGCCTCGGCGACCCCATCTCCTACGACGCCGAGACCTATTTCAACCTGTGCCTCGCGATCATCGCCGGCAATCTCACGGGGGTGCTCTCCTTCGTGTTGCTGCCGGTTCCGGGCCCTCGGCTGCGTCTGAAACGCATCCTCCAGCATTCGTTCCGCGAGCTTCGTCGACAGATGCAGAGCGCGCAGCCGACGGATCCCGAGGCCTGGACCCATCGCCTGGAAAGACGGCTCGAGACCCTTCCCCCGCAGACGACCCCGAAGGATGCCGGAGCGCTTCTATCACTTCTGGCGGTTGGACAGGCCGTGGGCCGGCTGAAATCCACCCGTCTCGGAACGGACGGCGGACACCTTTTGCACGAAGCGCTCAAGGCGCTCGCAGCGGCTCACCTTCAGACCGCCCGGGCCCATCTCGCAGCGTTGGCCCGCATGGAGGGCCGAGAGCGCGTTCCCGCCGAATCCGACGCCCAGCCGGGGGGCGAGCGGGTCGGGGCAGACATCGCCGTGATCATCGATGCGATCGACCGCGACCCCCACCTCCTGATCACCGGCGCCGTCGCGCCCATCCAAAGCTGA